The following proteins come from a genomic window of Actinopolyspora saharensis:
- a CDS encoding LLM class flavin-dependent oxidoreductase has translation MDVPLSILDLANIGQDETADDSLRASIDLAQRAERWGYRRIWYAEHHNMPRIASSATSVIIGHIAAHTSSIRVGAGGIMLPNHAPLTIAEQFGTLETLHPGRIDLGLGRAPGSDQQTAQALRRDPKAAESFPQDVQELQGYLGEKSLVQGVEAVPGKGTGVPLYILGSSLFGAKLAAALGLPYSFASHFAPNALEDAVSVYRNQFTPSEQLSEPHVIAGVNIIAADTAEKAQEQFQAAKRSRLRLLTRRNFTRQEADEALESPAGQQAQQMLTYSAVGTAEEAKEYLDGFAKHAQADELMVTSLAPEREAWLRSFELVAEASGMTSA, from the coding sequence ATGGATGTCCCACTGTCCATTCTCGATCTCGCCAACATCGGCCAGGACGAAACGGCGGACGACAGTCTGCGAGCGAGCATCGATCTGGCGCAGCGAGCCGAGCGGTGGGGTTATCGGCGCATCTGGTATGCCGAGCACCACAACATGCCGCGCATCGCCTCCTCGGCCACGAGCGTGATCATCGGGCACATCGCCGCGCACACCAGTTCGATCCGCGTGGGTGCGGGCGGCATTATGCTGCCGAATCACGCCCCGCTGACCATCGCCGAGCAGTTTGGCACTCTGGAAACCCTGCACCCGGGGCGCATCGACCTCGGCCTCGGCAGGGCCCCGGGCAGTGACCAGCAGACCGCGCAGGCGCTGCGCCGCGACCCGAAGGCCGCGGAGAGCTTCCCGCAGGACGTGCAGGAGCTGCAGGGCTACCTGGGGGAGAAGTCCCTGGTGCAGGGCGTGGAGGCGGTGCCGGGCAAGGGCACCGGTGTGCCGCTGTACATCCTGGGTTCCTCGCTGTTCGGGGCCAAGCTCGCGGCCGCGCTCGGGTTGCCGTACTCGTTCGCCTCGCACTTCGCTCCGAACGCGCTGGAAGATGCCGTGTCGGTCTACCGGAACCAGTTCACTCCTTCGGAGCAGCTGTCCGAGCCCCACGTCATCGCCGGGGTCAACATCATCGCCGCCGACACCGCGGAGAAGGCCCAGGAGCAGTTCCAGGCTGCCAAGCGCAGCAGGCTCCGGCTGCTCACCCGCAGGAATTTCACGCGGCAGGAGGCCGATGAGGCCCTGGAGTCGCCCGCCGGTCAGCAGGCCCAGCAGATGTTGACCTACTCCGCGGTGGGAACCGCCGAGGAGGCCAAGGAGTACTTGGACGGTTTCGCCAAGCACGCCCAGGCCGACGAGCTGATGGTCACCTCGCTGGCTCCCGAGCGGGAGGCCTGGCTGCGCTCCTTCGAGCTGGTTGCCGAGGCCAGCGGTATGACCTCGGCCTGA
- a CDS encoding GMC oxidoreductase, with product MESAQKPDVLIVGTGPVGATYARVLLKLNSNIKVTMVDAGAKLSEEHGEHLRNSRVYQDNWNTFADTVTASVQPFSRVAEGGGYQETLDKTAFQHRKSDFNFYNPEQDPRKNLSGAAGAYAVGGMSTLWTCAVPRPHPRMERSDLINDGEWGDLFEVAESFLRKSSEEFNFQRQKVTKKALKDFFDRRSEDYPFPVPADYPVQNLPMAARRRGRGEFGAEDGYVKWTGVDDILAPVWADENTRDRLTILSERLVTRLNTDKPQQSGSRIVSADVQNFNTLRSERIEADKFIVATGPIFGPQLLWNSRIRHNALGRYLNDQPVASCFAVLSEDIVGSFRDDEGHAGIDALAPNAAEPQVWVPVSEKRPWHVQVHQDPINFTTPGPELVDQRLLVFLQWFGMAEPLAENRVTFSKENTDLMGMPQPIFEYTMPDKAAQRAHRMIGELAEASLSLGGWLPGQLPQFEPPGSSLHLQSTTRMGANDHGDSVVDVNSRHWGFENLAVGGINVIPTATACNPTPTGVAIAVKSAAHMALGRDATGEEYQKLTETEANAEGTA from the coding sequence ATGGAGTCCGCTCAAAAACCGGACGTTTTGATCGTGGGCACGGGCCCCGTGGGGGCGACCTACGCTCGTGTGCTGCTGAAACTGAACTCGAATATCAAGGTCACCATGGTGGACGCAGGCGCCAAGCTGTCCGAGGAGCACGGCGAGCACCTGCGCAACAGCCGCGTCTACCAGGACAACTGGAACACGTTCGCCGATACGGTGACGGCGAGCGTCCAGCCGTTCTCGCGGGTGGCGGAAGGCGGTGGGTACCAGGAGACGTTGGACAAGACGGCCTTTCAGCACCGGAAATCAGATTTCAACTTCTACAATCCCGAGCAGGACCCGCGGAAAAACCTCTCCGGCGCGGCGGGTGCTTACGCGGTCGGGGGAATGTCCACGCTGTGGACGTGCGCGGTGCCCCGCCCGCACCCCAGGATGGAGCGTTCCGATCTCATCAACGACGGCGAGTGGGGCGATCTCTTCGAGGTCGCGGAGAGTTTCCTGCGCAAAAGTTCGGAGGAGTTCAACTTCCAGCGCCAGAAGGTGACCAAGAAGGCGCTGAAGGATTTCTTCGACCGGCGCTCGGAGGACTACCCCTTCCCGGTGCCCGCGGACTACCCGGTGCAGAACCTGCCCATGGCGGCCCGACGTCGCGGCAGGGGCGAGTTCGGAGCCGAGGACGGGTACGTGAAGTGGACCGGCGTCGACGACATCCTGGCCCCGGTGTGGGCCGACGAGAACACCAGGGACCGGCTGACCATCCTGTCCGAGCGCCTGGTGACGAGACTCAACACCGACAAGCCGCAGCAGTCCGGCAGCCGGATCGTCTCCGCTGACGTCCAGAACTTCAATACCCTGAGGAGCGAGCGGATCGAGGCCGACAAGTTCATCGTCGCCACGGGGCCGATCTTCGGGCCCCAGCTGCTGTGGAACTCGCGGATCCGCCACAACGCGCTGGGCCGGTATCTCAACGACCAGCCGGTGGCCTCGTGCTTTGCCGTCCTGAGCGAGGACATCGTCGGCTCCTTCCGGGACGACGAGGGCCACGCGGGGATCGACGCGCTGGCGCCGAACGCGGCCGAACCTCAGGTGTGGGTCCCGGTCTCGGAGAAACGTCCCTGGCACGTGCAGGTGCACCAGGATCCGATCAACTTCACCACACCGGGCCCGGAGCTGGTGGATCAACGGTTGCTGGTGTTCCTGCAGTGGTTCGGCATGGCCGAGCCGCTGGCGGAGAACCGGGTGACCTTCTCCAAGGAGAACACGGACCTGATGGGCATGCCGCAGCCCATATTCGAGTACACCATGCCGGACAAGGCGGCACAGCGCGCGCACCGCATGATCGGCGAGCTGGCGGAGGCCTCCCTGTCCTTGGGTGGCTGGTTGCCGGGGCAGCTGCCCCAGTTCGAGCCGCCGGGGTCGTCGCTGCACCTGCAGTCGACCACTCGCATGGGGGCCAACGACCACGGCGACTCGGTGGTCGACGTGAACTCGCGGCACTGGGGTTTCGAGAACCTCGCGGTGGGCGGGATCAACGTCATTCCCACGGCCACGGCGTGCAACCCCACTCCCACCGGGGTGGCGATCGCGGTGAAGTCGGCGGCGCACATGGCCCTGGGCCGCGACGCCACCGGCGAGGAGTACCAGAAGCTCACCGAGACCGAGGCGAACGCGGAGGGCACGGCGTGA
- a CDS encoding TIM barrel protein, with amino-acid sequence MTSDRNVKVAGAPINWRNDDFPVLGADTGVDTILREIARAGFDGTELGAVFPGDPARLSAVLRRYGLEPAAGWFSAFLLSRSVDQEYERFDRYCAFLAAAGAKHVNTAECTRCPFKKFDDDPYTQHFSAVTKQLFPRAVPAPDEGEWDTLARGMVEFDGIAHRHGLSLGYHPHIQTVVENTADLDELARRVDELSGGKVHLPITLDTGHLALAGDDPLRTLDKYVKQVTHLHVKNIRPAVVDKVRKERTGFEFAIIEGLFTVPGDGGLEFEPIFRTLREHDYRGWIVVEAEQNPGTADPYLYSRLSREYIRDVAGW; translated from the coding sequence ATGACATCGGACAGGAACGTCAAGGTGGCCGGGGCGCCGATCAACTGGCGCAACGACGACTTCCCCGTGCTCGGCGCCGACACCGGGGTGGACACCATTCTGCGGGAGATCGCGCGTGCCGGGTTCGACGGCACGGAGCTGGGGGCGGTGTTTCCCGGTGATCCCGCCCGGCTCTCCGCGGTGCTGCGGCGTTACGGCCTGGAGCCTGCCGCGGGCTGGTTCAGCGCCTTCCTGCTGAGCAGGTCCGTCGACCAGGAGTACGAGCGGTTCGACCGCTACTGCGCCTTCCTCGCCGCGGCGGGGGCCAAGCACGTGAACACGGCGGAGTGCACGCGCTGTCCGTTCAAGAAGTTCGACGACGACCCGTACACCCAGCACTTCTCCGCGGTCACCAAGCAGCTGTTCCCGCGGGCGGTCCCCGCCCCCGACGAGGGGGAGTGGGACACGCTCGCCCGGGGGATGGTGGAGTTCGACGGCATCGCGCACCGGCACGGGCTGAGCCTCGGCTACCACCCCCACATCCAGACGGTCGTCGAGAACACCGCCGACCTCGACGAGCTCGCGCGGCGGGTGGACGAGCTGTCCGGCGGCAAGGTGCACCTGCCGATCACGCTGGACACGGGGCATCTGGCGCTGGCAGGCGACGATCCGCTGCGGACGTTGGACAAGTACGTCAAACAGGTCACGCACCTGCACGTCAAGAACATCCGCCCCGCGGTGGTCGACAAGGTCAGGAAGGAGCGCACGGGCTTCGAGTTCGCGATCATCGAGGGGTTGTTCACCGTGCCCGGCGACGGTGGTCTCGAATTCGAGCCGATCTTTCGGACCCTGCGCGAGCACGACTACCGGGGCTGGATCGTGGTGGAGGCCGAGCAGAATCCGGGGACGGCGGACCCCTACCTGTACTCCAGGTTGTCCCGGGAGTACATCAGGGACGTGGCAGGATGGTGA